In the Puntigrus tetrazona isolate hp1 chromosome 19, ASM1883169v1, whole genome shotgun sequence genome, TGGCTACAAATGAGTAACCACTGAAACTGCAAatcgttttcttttctttttcgtcttttcatttatttttatcgaTCGTTCTGGGCCTCAGCTGCTGGTTGGCAGAATTGCTTGGTTTTGTAATtaatgtctttctgtctttgtagATAATATATGACTTGTTAACCCTATTCCAGGCATGTAAATCGGTAAGGTACAGCACAGGAAAAgttttttgatacattttatacGTTTTACTTGatttacatgatttttaaaataaataaagatgtagTCTTTATTAGTAATTGTGTTGTAGTTTCCATGTTTTTATCTATAATTCGATTTTGACATTCAAAATTTTACAAAAGGCCTTTTCTAAAGGCTGGTTTAGACcccatatttaatttaacacaaataaacacaaggCTTTGAGGGGTAGAGTTTATATGTACGATGGCATGTATATAATTGAGTTTGTTTAATCTAAATAACGTCATTagattatttcagttatttataaCTTATTGATTCACcccagttctttttttttgtgagcctAACAATTACGCAAGTTACTAAACACTCTGTGAAATtctgttttcattacattttcactcatttttaatattggaAGTCTTTGACCATTAATGTTTTTCAATGTAATGTAGAGTTTTTaagatttgacattttatgatttgATTAATTAGACTATTAGCCCTTCACAAGAAataccccaaaaaaaaaaaatcaagtgacAATTAAGTGATAAATGAGTTAGATCCAAAGTAATCCAAAATTAGTAATCAGAATAATTACCTATAATTTGTGTAATTCAGAAAGTTACAAACTGCATTTGTGATCAGTAATGGATTAGGTTATAATTAATCTAACCAGCACTATAAACAATGCATTGAACGCACTGTGCTTTTATTCTTCACAGCCTAGTTCTCATTCCTGTTAAAAAAGGCCCTACATGAATCTCACCATAAGGTGGCGCAGTAAACCACGTTTTCACAAGACCTGAACCGCAACACTAACGTTTCAGcagtgattcattttaaacGATCACCTTCATTTGATTAAACCTTagaataatgaattaaaactataatacacTAAAGGCAGCAGTTGTATCACggctttaaaaagttattaGCATGAACCATACAAAAAGAGATCAGGATATAgatattaagtgttttttaattaaaaatggccACGAATGTGtacaaaaatagataaatatttcaaaaaactgTACATGCATAAAACAGTTTAAACCTGCAGAGTTTACAAACATTCTTTTTCATCCACATATCCAGATTCGTAATTCATAACCATATAAATTCTTtacctaaacatttttttttaatcagagatGGTACACATGCTTGCATGTTATTTCCAGGAAATGTCGGTATTGACATTTTGATTGTCACTGAGCCAGTTAGTGTGAAAGGATTGCTATGCTGGATGGTTTTAGGAGAATACTGTAAGACGTTCAGAGTGCCATGAGTGGGATTACTAATGCATGATCCCTTTACTATCGTTCCTATACTTGATTGTGATGTTGGCTCTGCCTGTATCGAATGAGATGCATGTTATTCTATAAATCTAAAATTCACACATGATACTCTTAAGTACTTAAGTACTTTCTTACCTGATAATTCACCAAGAGGCCTCTTACGATATTTACAGCGGAGACGGACATGTAACAGTCAGCTTTAGCTTCATCACGAATTTATAAAAGTAGAGAATCCTATTTACAATTACAAACTTACAACTGCCCTGATTCAATGCATTTCACACGGCCTTGCCATTGGTTTCAGGATTTAGCACGCACAGCTGTCACTGAAGCTATCGAAGCGTTTACACTGAAAGtggccaaaaaacaaaacacacgaaTACACACATAACCTAAGAGTAAAACTAGATGAGTGTCCCTGAGAAAGATtgactacaacaacaaaaaaaaaaaacatgaggaaGAATGTGAGAAGACGGAAAGAGGGTGAGAGACAGGTTTGAGAATAGGAAAACTAAATTTAGGAGGTTTGTTTTCCAGCACTGTAATGAATAACAGtgaggtaaaataaaaatgattaccTGAGAAGCAAAGGGAAATATAAACagacataatttaatttaattattctatTCTTGAGActtattaaacatttcagaCTTATTTGTAATTCACACATTCCCTTTTAGACATAAACCCGAGTTTAAAACTCAGGATGAAACATTTTGCTGTTCAGTTTTGCTTTTGCACTGACGGGTACCTGCTTGGTCGGAGCTGTCCTGACCTTatggctttattttttgttttcagtcagTTTCTGTCCTTGTCGAAGCATGTTATAGTTGTGTGTGGTTAGCGGGGTGTGAGTGTGGGGGGAGGTGACTGTGTGGTAAAGTTGAACTTGAGGTTGAGATGCTGTTGTGTTGGATGGCGTGTTGCTGGACAGGACTTCCTGTTGGACTACCCACGCCacctaaacataaaaaagaaatgcaacaattttctaaatatttataataatactcaCATTTTAAGTAAtagtataaacataaatataaacataatataaacataaatattactattggGTAATATATCcagactttatatttttaatattctttagttaaaattctatttttttttttttttcatttaaatatataaattgggGTTTCTAATTGTCATAGAAATAACTGTGTCAGTGTTATTAACTATACAAAAATTACAGTGaccaagaaataaataaataattaatcattttcaatGACCATTATTATGGggtgaaatattacattcttgagaggtttaaaagaaaattcaacCCCGATTTGCTAGTACATGTGAGAAAGCAGGCTAGAAAGAGAAAATTAGTTAAACTtactctgtgtttctctctgtctcacagATACAGGACAGTCTTTATGTGCAAGAAGAATTTGCTTCAGGTGAGTGACTTCTGTTCTGAGCGATGTCACCTCATTCTATGAGAAAgcaatatatatgcatataccaTGATCTTTTAGTCGTGTTCAACACTTGCACAAGATGTGGGTGTTACAAATGTACCTGCAGCTGTAAGTTAGTGTGTGTAAGTTCCTCTGCCTTCCTCTCCAACGACATCACCCAGACCTTCCTCTTCTGTCTGCACCGTGTGGCGGCCGCTCTGTTTCTCTCCAGAAACTTCCGTCTGCGCTCGTCTGGGTCTTCCTCTGCTGTCCGTCGGCGTCTGGCTGCGGACGGCTGTGGAGGAGATTGCGGGCAGGGGGTCTGTTTTGGTGTGGACGACAtccataaaacacaaacattatgttaaatattacaaaaaggtTAACTAGAACTAAGAAAAATCAGAGTTTGACCTAGACCTGCGTCGGTATCGGCTGATGTGAAAGGGGAGGGGCTGTCTGGTGGGTGGAGCCAGGATGCAAATGGGAAGGTGGAGAATGGTGAGCGTGGCTGTGATGTGATTGGTCTTGGCTTTGATGTTGATGTGTGAGTCTTTGCGGTGATTGGCTGTGGCAGTGCTGCTGGTATGCGTGATGATGAGATGCGGATTGTAAATGTGACAGTGGGTGCTGTGGTGACGACATCATCTCCATCATGTGGCAAAGAGGATTCTGACTGCCATTGGAAACTGCAGGATGGCTGTGAGCTggcatgacctttgacctctgaagGATTAGAGATGGGGAGAGATGGGTCAGAATGGCTCCTGGGGTCACTGTCAACATCACTGTCATGTACCACTGTGGATATTTCAAGCTATTTCAAAAGGAAGTGCCCAAAGCAAGGTTTGCTTTGCCCAGTTTTACAAgaaaccatgtgtttttaatttctacATCTAAGGTTTCCTGCGTGTGGTGATTGTTTGCGATGGTGAGATTGCTTGGCATTTAAAGTTTTTCAAAACACAGAGAATCTACAAAGACGTCTTTGAAAAGTCAGATGATAACCAGGTCAAGCCAAAGCCTTTGAAATTCAATCCTCTTCGCTTTCTGAAGAGAATcagtgcatgagtgtgtgtgtgtgtgtgtgtgttattgctGCTAAACAGGCAACATTGCATGTGTCCGAATTAGATAACTCAATCAAGATGTCTACATTAGTTACAATGCACTGTGGCATTATAACCCCTGTCTGACTTGTAATGTTTCTATAGAGACATCATAATCCTGTAGCCATGGAGTCAAATCATTAGTATGGGGCTGTACCTGAAGGGAGGAGCATGAGCCAGAGGGGGCGGGGCCTGGCATGCCAATCATACTAGAGTTCATTGACAACTGTGCCTCCATCTGTCATTTCAATAAGATATGAAATTATCATAATGATATAATAAGAAACagacatattatttttattcatattttgctgtTCTGATTGGGTTTGAACTGCATTCAGGTTTACTTACATTCATGGCGGATGTCCCAGGCAAGGTATTTGTCTGTCTGCTGTGCAGACAGCTGGGTGCAGATCTGTAATGTCAGAGGCATTCACATGAGCAGAGAACAAAAGATGAAAAGGTTCcgctttatattaagtggcatTACCTactatgcaaaacaaataagtacaatgtacttgttGTGTTCATATTTGTTCAAATTATATCTCccgctattgaggtgggatatgggtaaggttaggaaTAGGTTTGATGGGATGGGTAGATTTAAGGGTAGGTTAAGATGTAATGGATGGGTCaacattatttatatcattttaattacaaaaatgaattacatgctggtatttctttaaatataagtacaatgtaaaaacatttatttatacaacaagtgcatttttaacaaattattaatttaactgtaagtacatagtagttaaggccactaAATATAAGTGGGACTGATtaaaattacatacaaaaaaattatgtatatactTTTCGGTTCGGTAGGAACCAGTTTAGGAAGTTTACACTTATTGACACGATGAAACGAAAAATTGTAAGTGTCAATGAAAACATTCTGTCCTCCCAAAGAACtgtgtaaagattttttttcagttagaCCTCACCTCTAATCGGAAAATAAGAATACGAGGTATTCTGGTAATGACATGTGGTAATACTCACTGTTTATTTGAAGTGGAGTATGTGGCAGTGCATTGAGACTGAGGCggtgagctgtgtgtgtggagcTGGTTCTGGTTGAGATGAGCCAGAGCGCACTGCTGCTGTTGCTGAGGTTGAAACTGATGATGTTGACTCTGCTGAGGCTGTGTCTCAGTGTGAGTCTGGCTCTGACCTGACGCCTGTGCAGGAAAGTTCTAAAagcaagaaaatatttataatttggaAAGCATAAATACgcgaaaaaaatgaatatgtaaaatatttttaaaaatatgaactgaTATTGATTTTTCTCACTACaattaacacaaaacacacataccaGCAGAAAATCATATGCAAGATATGTAATAGTATTTCAcgcaaaaaacaaacttttgttCATTTGCACATTTGAGTAAGCTCGTGTTTTTCTTCTCACCGGTTTGGTCTCCTCCTCTACCCGCGACTGGTTAAGCTCCAGGTCAGTAAAGAGGCCCACTTCCTCACAGTCCCGTAAGAAACGGGTTGGAGTTGGAGTCTGATCTGCAGATGAATAAACAGCATCATCAGATTCCACACACAATCAGATTCCACTGGcaatacataatgtaaaaacataacaaggcatgaaaggtttatttatacagcacatTTCAACCACAATAAT is a window encoding:
- the creb5a gene encoding cyclic AMP-responsive element-binding protein 5 isoform X2, with amino-acid sequence MNVDQDRPYVCTAPGCSQRFQREDHLIIHRHKHEMTLKFSSIKCDSMLSDQTPTPTRFLRDCEEVGLFTDLELNQSRVEEETKPNFPAQASGQSQTHTETQPQQSQHHQFQPQQQQQCALAHLNQNQLHTHSSPPQSQCTATYSTSNKQSAPSCLHSRQTNTLPGTSAMNMEAQLSMNSSMIGMPGPAPSGSCSSLQRSKVMPAHSHPAVSNGSQNPLCHMMEMMSSPQHPLSHLQSASHHHAYQQHCHSQSPQRLTHQHQSQDQSHHSHAHHSPPSHLHPGSTHQTAPPLSHQPIPTQTPCPQSPPQPSAARRRRTAEEDPDERRRKFLERNRAAATRCRQKRKVWVMSLERKAEELTHTNLQLQNEVTSLRTEVTHLKQILLAHKDCPVSVRQRETQSGVGSPTGSPVQQHAIQHNSISTSSSTLPHSHLPPHSHPANHTQL
- the creb5a gene encoding cyclic AMP-dependent transcription factor ATF-7 isoform X6; this encodes MNVDQDRPYVCTAPGCSQRFQREDHLIIHRHKHEMTLKFSSIKCDSMLSDQTPTPTRFLRDCEEVGLFTDLELNQSRVEEETKPNFPAQASGQSQTHTETQPQQSQHHQFQPQQQQQCALAHLNQNQLHTHSSPPQSQCTATYSTSNKQSAPSCLHSRQTNTLPGTSAMNMEAQLSMNSSMIGMPGPAPSGSCSSLQTPCPQSPPQPSAARRRRTAEEDPDERRRKFLERNRAAATRCRQKRKVWVMSLERKAEELTHTNLQLQNEVTSLRTEVTHLKQILLAHKDCPVSVRQRETQSGVGSPTGSPVQQHAIQHNSISTSSSTLPHSHLPPHSHPANHTQL
- the creb5a gene encoding cyclic AMP-responsive element-binding protein 5 isoform X3, coding for MNVDQDRPYVCTAPGCSQRFQREDHLIIHRHKHEMTLKFSSIKCDSMLSDQTPTPTRFLRDCEEVGLFTDLELNQSRVEEETKPNFPAQASGQSQTHTETQPQQSQHHQFQPQQQQQCALAHLNQNQLHTHSSPPQSQCTATYSTSNKQSAPSCLHSRQTNTLPGTSAMNMEAQLSMNSSMIGMPGPAPSGSCSSLQRSKVMPAHSHPAVSNGSQNPLCHMMEMMSSPQHPLSHLQSASHHHAYQQHCHSQSPQRLTHQHQSQDQSHHSHAHHSPPSHLHPGSTHQTAPPLSHQPIPTQPSAARRRRTAEEDPDERRRKFLERNRAAATRCRQKRKVWVMSLERKAEELTHTNLQLQNEVTSLRTEVTHLKQILLAHKDCPVSVRQRETQSGVGSPTGSPVQQHAIQHNSISTSSSTLPHSHLPPHSHPANHTQL
- the creb5a gene encoding cyclic AMP-responsive element-binding protein 5 isoform X1 — encoded protein: MNVDQDRPYVCTAPGCSQRFQREDHLIIHRHKHEMTLKFSSIKCDSMLSDQTPTPTRFLRDCEEVGLFTDLELNQSRVEEETKPNFPAQASGQSQTHTETQPQQSQHHQFQPQQQQQCALAHLNQNQLHTHSSPPQSQCTATYSTSNKQSAPSCLHSRQTNTLPGTSAMNMEAQLSMNSSMIGMPGPAPSGSCSSLQRSKVMPAHSHPAVSNGSQNPLCHMMEMMSSPQHPLSHLQSASHHHAYQQHCHSQSPQRLTHQHQSQDQSHHSHAHHSPPSHLHPGSTHQTAPPLSHQPIPTQMSSTPKQTPCPQSPPQPSAARRRRTAEEDPDERRRKFLERNRAAATRCRQKRKVWVMSLERKAEELTHTNLQLQNEVTSLRTEVTHLKQILLAHKDCPVSVRQRETQSGVGSPTGSPVQQHAIQHNSISTSSSTLPHSHLPPHSHPANHTQL
- the creb5a gene encoding cyclic AMP-responsive element-binding protein 5 isoform X4 gives rise to the protein MTLKFSSIKCDSMLSDQTPTPTRFLRDCEEVGLFTDLELNQSRVEEETKPNFPAQASGQSQTHTETQPQQSQHHQFQPQQQQQCALAHLNQNQLHTHSSPPQSQCTATYSTSNKQSAPSCLHSRQTNTLPGTSAMNMEAQLSMNSSMIGMPGPAPSGSCSSLQRSKVMPAHSHPAVSNGSQNPLCHMMEMMSSPQHPLSHLQSASHHHAYQQHCHSQSPQRLTHQHQSQDQSHHSHAHHSPPSHLHPGSTHQTAPPLSHQPIPTQMSSTPKQTPCPQSPPQPSAARRRRTAEEDPDERRRKFLERNRAAATRCRQKRKVWVMSLERKAEELTHTNLQLQNEVTSLRTEVTHLKQILLAHKDCPVSVRQRETQSGVGSPTGSPVQQHAIQHNSISTSSSTLPHSHLPPHSHPANHTQL
- the creb5a gene encoding cyclic AMP-dependent transcription factor ATF-7 isoform X5, whose product is MNVDQDRPYVCTAPGCSQRFQREDHLIIHRHKHEMTLKFSSIKCDSMLSDQTPTPTRFLRDCEEVGLFTDLELNQSRVEEETKPNFPAQASGQSQTHTETQPQQSQHHQFQPQQQQQCALAHLNQNQLHTHSSPPQSQCTATYSTSNKQSAPSCLHSRQTNTLPGTSAMNMEAQLSMNSSMIGMPGPAPSGSCSSLQMSSTPKQTPCPQSPPQPSAARRRRTAEEDPDERRRKFLERNRAAATRCRQKRKVWVMSLERKAEELTHTNLQLQNEVTSLRTEVTHLKQILLAHKDCPVSVRQRETQSGVGSPTGSPVQQHAIQHNSISTSSSTLPHSHLPPHSHPANHTQL